In the Primulina eburnea isolate SZY01 chromosome 15, ASM2296580v1, whole genome shotgun sequence genome, ATCCAAGGAGATAGATTCATAAGTTTGTTGGGATGTTTTTGTGTTCCATCACGAACCTTCAGCTGTTTCTTGTCTTGTTTTCTATTTAGTTAGATAATAATTTAGGTATCTTGTATCACATTTGAATTACTGTGTTTGCACCTGAAATCATTCGTGAACTTCACTATCAACTTTTTTCTGTCAGTGAGCATATCAATTATTGGGCTTGAAGGACATGTTTAACGTTTATTCTCATTTGGTGGGAATTGATTGGAAGCTCGAAATCTTTTCTCGCTGTGTGAACCAAATGTACAGTTATTTTACTGGAATTGTAGGAAAGAATACTTTGTTTGGATTATTGAAAGTCATTATGAAAAGTCTCAACTTAGAATCAAGATGCTCCCTAATTGATTGACTGTAATTGTGTTCTTTTGCTTCTGTCACAGACCTTGCTTGATATGCTTGCTCTATAACACTGAATCATTCATGTTGATGATTACTTCTTTGTCCTAGACTATTTTAAATGCCCATTGTTGCATCATATATGAGCTATCATTGTAATTTTTCATTCCATtctcgatttttttaaaaaaaatcattcatGGATGATTGATTTCTTCTGTCACGTGCACATTCTACTTGCAACAATATCGCACATCTGCTCTGTATCATGACTATATCTGGTTAGGTTGTGTATTTGCCTTGCGAATCCTGTAATTAAAATTATGCTTCATATGTGTCATGTCAATGCATTTTCCAGGGAATCCAAGGAGGATAAAAGCGGAGCCCGAAATTTTTTCCTCTGAGAATAACATACTACAAGTAACAGAAGTTTAGCTTGCTATGCTGCTGGCTATCACGACTGTGTGATCTCAATCGATGGTTGACTATGAGCTTTAGCTGTCACTTTATAGAGTAAAACTATTGATGATAGGTGCCTACTTTCATCTGGACTATCTTGTGATAATTACCGTGTTTGGATTTTTGGCCATCTTCCTGTATTAGCTACCACTCTGTAAAAATATGTTACTCGTTGAGATCCTATGTTTCTGCGATTGTTTAAAGGTTAACCGATGACCGACTTCTGATTCCTGCTGCGTGTTTTAGCTGATTTACTGCCTCAATAAATATGTGAACCTGTCTCaactttctttcgcacgaagcATTTGTCTATGAAGTTCCCAATATTCCACCTTAAATTAAGTGTATGTTTCTTGTTTTAttgataaaaagtaataataatttaatgaatcactcaatttttatcatttatttaACATGGAATTAAAAAGTAATTTTGAACACGATTAACAATAAAATTCGCCGATCGTTTCGTCATGAATAGGATACTTCGTGTTTTATAATGTGTCGTGACACTGACAAACTTGATTAAGTCAAACAGTAACGCATGTCTCGTGTCCGAGTCTTTTTATCGGTGCTTTCAACAGCAAAAACCAAAGGGGTCCTAGCTCAGATCTCTCTCTTGCCTCGATTCTGTGATAAAATGAATGAATTGAACAATAAATGAATACCCAAAATGGGAATCCAGCCAATGCTCGTCGAAAATGAACAGTGTCAGAGAAAGGGGGGAGATCGAAAGCTAAATTAAGCTAATGTCACCAAGCTTGAGAAATTAAGATCAGTTTGGGTTTGTTCATGGATCACAAATGTTGAGACCAGCcactgaatatatatatatatatatatgtatatgtatgtcgTGTGTATAAAATCTTGGATCTAAAAATGGGAATAGGCCAACGCCGATTTTCTGAATTGGTGGTCAATACTTGTCGACCTTCGGTTTTTATCATAGATTATTGATTAATAAACACACGAGCTAGCTAGTAAGTAGAATCAGGCtaataaagaaaataaagatacatgcACCCAATTTAATCTATTCATGCAATACATGCCACGCTATTAAATTTAATCCATCAATCGATATGCAGCAGGTTCCTGAATCACGTACGTCCCCGGCCCGAAGATGTGACTCCGTACAAAACATTAACGCTAGCTCAACCCAAGAATTTTTATGTATATGGCTAAAATTCAATATCCATGGCGGAGCATGATGACATACGAATTCTATATATATTGGATATATTATGCTCTCCTTAAATGTGCTTTCACCACCGTAGCTAGGGATTAGAAATTGTTGAGGTAGGGTCCACTCCATCCAATGGTGGATAGATGGTTAGGAGTTGGATTATATTATAGACAGATCGAGGAAGAAGAAATCACAGCCGCAGAAATTGCCGGGTACGTACTTTTTCTGATCATTTATTCCAGTACTCACTCTGTCTTTGTCATGTAAAAGAGATGCTCTTATAAACGCTTTGTAAACCCTTAAAGTTGTTTGGTCTTTCACCAATAAATTGTGTTCCGATTTCTATTTCatgcacatatatatatacaacccTTTCTTCATTTCTCCTGTCTTGCTCATCATCGCCCTTTCATTTTTTTAACTCATCCATCTAAGTGTTGAAAAATGAATCGAGCAGCAAATAATAAGATCGTGTCATCTGCTATGATGATTGGCCGTGGTGTTGGAGTTGGTGGAGAGGTGAAAGCGGCGAACTGGGAGCCTGTGTACGAGACACTGAGTGTGCTGGCGTCCAGCAATGCGGTGGTGGTTTTCACAATCAGCGGCTGCTGCATGTGCCACGTTGTCAAACAGTTGCTTTTGGGACTCGGGGTTGGCCCCGCCATTGTGGAGCTCGACCACCACGAATCTGGCAGAGACATTCAGACTCTACTTTGTCACCTCTCGGGTTGCGGCAATGGTACTGCACATATACAGCTGGTGGTGCCGGCTGTGTTCGTGGGTGGCAGGTTCTTGGGTAGCATAGAGAAAGTGTTGACTTGCCACATCAATGGCACTCTTGTTCCTCTACTCAAGGATGCAGGAGCTCTCTGGCTTTGAATCTTGTTGGATCATCCGATGGGGGCAATTTACTGCCCAGCTCTCATTttctctttttaaaaataaatataatcagTTTTTCGtgacaaaatataaatatatatcaattgaccattgaaaataaatattgtgtGTTTTTCAAGGTACAACAGTTTAACTAGCTAGTTATCGGAAAAAATATGCATAGTATAACGTACAAACTATGGAGAGTGTTATTTACACTCTAAAAAGTGTTAGCGACGCTCCATCGACTTGCcattttaatctttttattttttacaataTAGTCTTTGTATATCACTTTccttatattataatttttgtcccccaaaaattataatataatactTTATGGAAACAACTAAAAGtgacatttttaaaaatttatcctaatttttgaaacatatataaatataatgtcaaattaaaaaaagaaaTCGAACTTTTAAtcttataatttattattttttactgaGATGTAAATTTATCCTAAAGTTACTGagatgtaaattttttttatttaaacaaaatatgttcacgagctaacgagcggaatactgtaaagcttgaATTTGGTTGGTTTATATTAACGAGCTCATCAAACGagtttttatcgaatcgagcttcgaatagctcacaaacggtttggttcgtttacatcctTAGTGATAAACCAGTATATCTactttgtttatattttgaatatttttacgACATGATGTTCACAATTAATTATACAATCAATACTAAAGTTTCAAAAAAAATAGTAACGTTATAGTTTGATCAATtttgtaaaaaatatttattagttACGTTAGAAAATATAAGAATATATGGATAAAATATAGAagaaaaata is a window encoding:
- the LOC140815716 gene encoding glutaredoxin-C1-like codes for the protein MNRAANNKIVSSAMMIGRGVGVGGEVKAANWEPVYETLSVLASSNAVVVFTISGCCMCHVVKQLLLGLGVGPAIVELDHHESGRDIQTLLCHLSGCGNGTAHIQLVVPAVFVGGRFLGSIEKVLTCHINGTLVPLLKDAGALWL